A part of Nesterenkonia lutea genomic DNA contains:
- a CDS encoding inositol monophosphatase family protein: MDETLSPARQARTALEATHGLLIALLPKLNALRADVTLKADDTPVTAADQLVQTEAEVLLRAHFQELTFVGEEDRAGWDEVPSGWVAVVDPIDGTENFASTLPEWGTAVSIFHEGAHVGSMIALPELGRRLITGDHVTYAHSRVTAFSSGITDVLARDLAATPQSRVMGAAVYNLYGVVTGRFARFINPVGAYSWDLLAGLQLALEHNCEVIVDDHPYDGRYLEPGTRYRVEVLHRYDRHPR; this comes from the coding sequence ATGGACGAAACTCTCAGCCCGGCCCGGCAGGCACGAACCGCTCTCGAAGCGACTCATGGTCTGCTCATCGCGCTGTTGCCGAAATTGAACGCCCTTCGCGCAGATGTGACGCTCAAGGCAGACGACACTCCGGTGACGGCCGCAGATCAGCTGGTCCAGACTGAAGCAGAGGTTCTGCTTCGTGCCCACTTTCAGGAGCTCACGTTCGTAGGCGAGGAGGATCGCGCCGGCTGGGATGAAGTCCCCTCAGGCTGGGTCGCCGTCGTCGATCCCATAGATGGGACCGAGAACTTCGCTTCCACCCTTCCCGAGTGGGGGACTGCCGTCTCGATCTTCCACGAGGGTGCCCATGTAGGAAGCATGATCGCGCTCCCTGAATTAGGTCGCCGTCTGATCACCGGAGACCACGTGACCTACGCGCATTCGCGCGTCACAGCGTTCTCCTCCGGGATCACGGATGTCCTCGCCAGAGATCTTGCGGCCACACCACAGTCTCGGGTGATGGGCGCAGCTGTCTACAATCTGTATGGCGTGGTGACGGGACGTTTCGCGCGCTTCATCAATCCTGTCGGTGCATACTCCTGGGACCTGCTCGCAGGTCTCCAGCTCGCCCTCGAACACAACTGTGAGGTTATTGTCGATGACCATCCCTACGATGGACG